The sequence GCTTTTGTTTAAGCTAAACTTGTCAGGCCATGGCTTCAGGGGCAGGCAAATCAGCAGCCTTTATGCTTTTGGTCCTTAATGTTTTCCTTTACTTCATTGTTGCTGTAATTTCTGGCTGGGCTGTCAATCATGCCATAGAGAGATCCGAAGCAACAGGTAATATCATCGAtcctttctcttcttctttttttgtcatTCAGAGCACTGTCCTGTCAAGGTAGAAGTTGTTTCCACAACATGTAAAAGGCGTCGCGATGATGACTTTTAAtgtgatgaaaaatatttgcaGCATCAAGTCTGTCAATCCCAGCTAAGATCTTTCCTATATACTTTCCTTTTGGAAATATGGCAACTGGTTTTCTCATCATATTTTCACTTATTGCTGGAGTTGTTGGCTTCATTTCCTCACTCACTGGAATTCACAATGTGATACAATGGAATGCACCAAACTTATATGCAGCTGCTTTCTCTTCTCTCACCACTTGGCTACTCACTTTACTTGCTATGGGGTAAATAATACGTCCTCCGTTCCTTTTTACTTGtcaaaatttcctttttgaGAGTCATACGATAAGGACTGTGACTAACATTTTGCTACGTGTTTTCTCATCATATTGATGTGAAAAagaattgcaatttatagttcGTTTTGTATACTTTCACTAGTGTTGAAAGTTGGTGAAATTGACTCGTTGAAAGTTGGTGAAATTGACTCTCGAAAAGCGCAACGTAATGGAGAGGGAGTACCACTTTCATAtgtcatttatattattttttaattttatatttgtgatTGCAGGTTGGCTTGTAAGGAGATTAATATGGGGTGGAGTGACTCAAACTTGGTAagtttttcatataaattttttcttagttAGAAGAAAGTAAATAGAGACGGAGTCAATATTTGAGTTGCTGATTCTAAATTCGGTGAATCGAAAAATATAGttgcaatttaattaatttttacaaTGTTTTGTAGAGGACCTTGGAGACCATGTTGATAATATTAGGTGGTACACAAATGTTTTGCACTGTTGCAATTCATGCTGGAATTGAAGATGTTATTAGAAGAGAGTTTTAAGAAAGAGGAAGAATTTGAGAATTTTCACAATTTATTAATGtaccataaataatttttatttatttcctaTCATTTTACtaagttttaagttttaatgtgtgtatataaatatatattcaattttttttactctGTAAAGATGTGATTTGTACAGAGTTCTGTTATTTGCTAgtcttttactatttttcagTGAAATATTATCAGggtgttctattgatgttagAATAATTGTGAAGCAAGAACAATGAATTatacattttaactttaataagAATTGTTGAACTTGCCACTAAAAGAATCACCTTaaatagaattttaaatttctcataaacaaatcttatttacttgtctatttttgACTTCACAcgttaactaaaaaaataaaaattaatataataaatttacattttatttttattaatcaatagaatcttaaaatcaatttactcctcaaagattttttttcacaactctctaaataaattaaaaatataatagataaaaaatattatattttctgaatttatcaaaaataataaataaaaaaactacaagtaattaaaattgaacaagtaaaaggatcaaaatcagttcttttcatcaattaaatattCCACGTGTCTAACTCTTTTTCATATTGTGGAAATTTGTCAAGAGAAGAGCCATTGAAATTATGTATActtttaattcttaatttacctttattattaattataataatttttaattgtatttttcaaaatattatgttaattatattcaaataataatataatataattattttactatttataatttctgTAAAATAAAGTCAGTATGAACAAATATTATTGAACGACAGGAGTATcaaattataaatgtataatatatgaatatgacttttaacttattttcGTTAATATTATGGGCAAAagataaaatcacatattttaagGCAAAATTACCATTTAtcccttataagtttataattataaaactccctcaaactgatacaataatataaacattgatatattaatttgatacgcgagatatattaattgttaagtaagatacattacattttatacatgatacactaatctgatccgcgagatacattaatttaatgcgCAAGATACAGTAATCTGATACGTGAAAATGAGAGATTTTGagaatttgtaaaactaatatgGGATAATGGTAACAAGAGAACTTAAAGGTGGGATTTAGGTAATTTATCCTAatatttatgttctttaatATTGAGTGTGCACAAATAAATACTtaactttaaataaaattaaattaataaatacacactttttacataacataaaacacataaaacattataTCCAAATATAAATTATCACATAAAAcgatcatatatcatatatttattcaactttttatGAGTTTTAATATCGACTTGTACGTATCCAAATTAAAATTCACATATATACCCATAAAACATTCCAATTGGACTTCCATTCACATCCCTGTAATCTCTCCTTCCTCATCACATCACTCATGTATGCTAATTTCCTCCACAACTACCCAACTCTAACACCAACACTTTCTTCAATCCATGTCTTCACACCTAAGAATCACTTTACCCCAAACCTAAGAACAGAGCCCCTTTTCTTGCATcttcaaccaaaaaaatcaagaatcatTATCAATTGTGCAGCAAATAGTGATGGTGTTAAGGGTGCAGTGAACTGGGCAGAAATTCTTGAAAAATGGTCGCCAAAAAAATTTCTTGGAGCTGATAAACTATTTAGAGCTATATCTGGAGCAACTTCTAGCCCCATTGCACAGTACATACCTTCTCCATTCACTTTGGTGCACTCTGTTGATCCAAGAATCAAATTGGTATAAAGATTTGTCTTTTTGTGAGGTTTTTAGTGTGGAAAGTGTTGAACttgttgaattttattattgGGTGTTTTCAGTTTTTATGGGTTGTTTCTGAAGTGTACAATATGGTTCAGTAATTGGCTTTTCTTGTTTAGCTGTGTGTGTCCATGGGTTGTTTTGATTGTATTGGATGGGTGAATAATTGTGTTTGCTTGTTTAACTGTGCTAAATATTAAAGATCATAAAAGGAAAATGTTTACGTTTAGTTCATTAGAGCAGGTTGTGAATAATGTTATACAAGTTTTTTTTCACTATGCTAAGTGGATTAATGGAGATGGATTTTGTGAACTATGCTGTTTGTAGAGATGCGGACTAGGAAAAGAGCTCGTTCTTCCATTTTGAGATCTTGCTTTGATGTCTTTAAAATGCATTTCTCGGTTTTAACAATGGAACTTTTAATCTCATTGTCCATTCTTTATTGGTATGAACTAGAATTGGTGCTGATTACAGAAATCCTATATCAGTTTGAAAATAAGTAATCAAAGATTTTTAGCCGTTCCCAACTAGTTTGAGGGCGAGAAGCAGTTGTGCTTGTAATGAAAAATTCTATGAACACTTGCACTACTTTCAGATTTCTTATTgttatttcttcaacatatcTCCTGACTCGAGGGTGTGTGACTGAAAAGAGCTTTACATTCTACGGAGGAAGTTAGTTTAAGAAATGTGATGGAGCTAGGTTGGTGGTCAAGGGGTTAATATAATTGCTTGATAGACGTCGGGGTCATCTTTTGCAGCAGGAAAGGGGATGGAGTATATCCCTTCTATAGCTGCATGTTTTGCCCATAGCATAATGGGTTATAATCAATACTGCTCAAGTATTGTGGCATCTGTTCTCCACGAGTTCTACAAGCATTATGCTTGGCATTTATTGCTTCTTCTTCACTAAGAGGTCATGATAGAGTGTTAAAAGAAAGGTTGTTTTGTTCTGTTCCTTTCATTCATGATGTCGTTTGTTCTGTAGTTAAAGACTGATTTTATTTGGATCCCCATCTCTTGGTTATGCAGGCATGGCTCTTTACTCTGGTTATTTTACCGGCAAAATCAAATGTAGTCATGCGTTTGTCATTGGTTGCGTACTTAGCCATACTATCTGTTTTGGTTCAGCCTGCACAAGTGTGGAAGGTAAGTTTGGCCGTGAATCTTAATGAGTGTCATGCTTCAAATGGGTTTTTTTCTATTCTGATGAGTTATGGGGCATTTGCCTTGTTTGTTTCACTACAAATTTTCCAATGCTTGAGAGTTCCCTTGTTGATTGTTCAATATGGTTACAGGATCAACTCGGGAGAGTCACACTGCTGTCCGGGATCTTATTTATAATGTTGGGCCTAAGCACTGATAGTGCACCTTCCCTCATCTCTTCAAGAGCTCCCCCGCCTTCAATGATGGGATTACCATCTTTTCCTGCATCTTTGGAAGGTTATAAATATGTAATCTTGAAGCTGGGGCCATTACAACTCACCAGAAAAGGCTTATCAACCGCTACTACATCAGCATGTTTAACCTTCACTGTGAGTAGTGACTTGCCATTTGTTGTTGAGTCGACATAGCAAACTAGTTCTGTATTCCTTCTAGCAGCATAAAGGTACACTTTtcaaaatgaaaacaaatggTTGCTTTCTTAATCATCTAAATAAGTGGCTGCTTTTTCATCTAGTTAATGTGAACTAGTTTCAGTAAGGTAATGTTTAAGGTCAAACTTGAAGATCTTCCACCTTTAATCGAACATCCTTTAATGCAGCTTTAAGAAGAAAAGTACAGTCTGGCTTTTCTGTTTAACTCAACTTGTCTAAAATTCAGAATTTGTTTAATCTTTTGAATTGCTTGGTGAAATCATTGGGAATcttaaaagtaatataaatcTATGAACCAACTATTATGAGAAGTGAATTTTCTGGATTTGGAAAGCTGTAAAAGGAATTGACAATTAAAGAGATACATTCCTGAATATCGCATTATCCCCTCTGGACTCCAATATTCTGTTCTCTCCTGAACTTAAGGAAACAATCATCGTCAAATGCGTGCAGGCTTGTTTGAATTTGACTCTCAGTAACAGTCTGATTCTAATTTATTTCTTGTTTGATTAAAGATCTTCCAAAGTGCAAGTGTATTCCTATCAACCACAACACCGGAGCAGATAGCTTTTGCCTTGCGGTGGTTTATATCCCCTTTGGCCAACCTTGGTGTCCCTGTTGCTGAAGTTATCCTTACTCTCCTGCTCTCCTTGAGATTTATCAATCTTGTGTTTGATGAGGTGAGTAGCCGCTATTCTTTGTATTAATTCAATAGAGGTGGAGTCATTATTATGTAGAATGCACTGATTATAGTCGGCAATAGTTTGAAAATTCTTCACAAGAAAAAAGGGAACAGTTCTAAAATTCTGATTCTTTTTGGTAATAATTCTGGCAGGTCCGAAATGTTGCTCTTGGTATTGTATCTCGTAGGATTAATTGGCAGCAGATGACAATGTTGGAGACGATAGATGGTTAGTGTATCATGAAGAGAACCTATTTCATTGATAAAATTGTGTCATTCACCGATTACACTTCTCTTCAAAGTTCTTCTGTTTGTGAAGAGTTTTCTTCAGTGCACTTCAATTGAGTTAGTCGGTTACTATGTTCATACTATACACAGAAGATAACAGGATCTCCTAATAGTTCAACTCTTTTCCCTAACTATATAAATTGCCTTGCAAATGATGAAGTACATATGATGCTTTTTCAGTGTTTTTACCGTTTCTCAACTATAGAAAAATGTCTGCTTCATGCTAACCAAATGTTGTTCCATTCTTAATTTTGTGAAACCCTCATCTTTTCCCTACTGAGATTTGATCCTAAAGTTATTGTTTTTCTGCTCTCTAAGATACTGAAGTTGATCTCTTGCAGTTTTCTTCACATATATTCGTCGGATATTCAGAAATATTTTTGTTCATGCAGAGCAGATATCTCAGGTATGATTTATAAGATGAAGTCTTATTTTAGCATTTATCTAGCTGATCCTTCTGTGTGTATTGGGTTTCTGTTTggcctctctctctctctctctacaagAGATCAGTCAATGTTATATGTTTTATTCTGCACTGTACGAATATGAAAGTatagttataaaaataaaataaactaatatcaGTATGTGGAATGGGACATAGTTCATAGCGAAATGTGAAGCAACATTATGAGTTGAATTCTGGATATTTTATGGTGGTCGGACCATCAATACCAGCAACAATTTATTGAAACTGAATTATGAGTGCTTAAGCTGCTTAAAGTCCTAGAAACAGGTTTGCACTCTAGTCATTGTTAAGAGGCTAGAACAAAATAATGTGATTCCAATTCATATACTTCGCAAGCCCCACAAAATCAGATCTTTTTAATGTCTAATGCATATGAATTAACCGAGGACGTGTAGATCTCATATAGGATAAAAACCATAACGCACGAAGTTTGCACTTAACTGAGTTGATTCAATGCTGATGGATGTAGAACATTAGTTCACTGCATTATATTAGTAATTGATTGTAGCATCTTGTGGTTGTGTTTGTTATTTCCTGGGAAGAGAATAAATCTGTTTGTCTATTAAGTtgtagtttttctttctttaggTTTTATTAGATTTTACTATTATGCACTACTCTAAATGTTTGTGTTTCTTGTAGGCAATGATTGTTAGAGGTTTTCGAGGGGACAGCACCACTCACAAAATATTCTTGTCAGCAGACTCATCTAGTGGAGTTGCAAATTATATTTCCATATCATGCCTTTTTGGTCTAATAGCCTTAGTCACTTTGCCTAAATACCTTATACAATAAAAACATGACTAATCATCTGAAAAAGATCCATCGCTTGACCTTTTGAACCTTCAACTATCTTAACCTCCAAAACAGCGATCAACACTTCTCTTCGaacttcttttctcttcttcttcctccacaTTTCGTTGGATTCTTTCCTAGCATATGTCCATGAAGAAGAAAATTGGTCAAATCAATTTCCTTTATCAATTGAAAGTGGCTGGTTGCTCTGTCCCTCTTATCTGTGATGAGCATTGAAGTCGTTACTGACATGGCAGCTGCATGAAATG comes from Solanum pennellii chromosome 1, SPENNV200 and encodes:
- the LOC107002059 gene encoding membrane protein PM19L gives rise to the protein MASGAGKSAAFMLLVLNVFLYFIVAVISGWAVNHAIERSEATASSLSIPAKIFPIYFPFGNMATGFLIIFSLIAGVVGFISSLTGIHNVIQWNAPNLYAAAFSSLTTWLLTLLAMGLACKEINMGWSDSNLRTLETMLIILGGTQMFCTVAIHAGIEDVIRREF
- the LOC107008595 gene encoding protein ABCI12, chloroplastic codes for the protein MYANFLHNYPTLTPTLSSIHVFTPKNHFTPNLRTEPLFLHLQPKKSRIIINCAANSDGVKGAVNWAEILEKWSPKKFLGADKLFRAISGATSSPIAQYIPSPFTLVHSVDPRIKLAWLFTLVILPAKSNVVMRLSLVAYLAILSVLVQPAQVWKDQLGRVTLLSGILFIMLGLSTDSAPSLISSRAPPPSMMGLPSFPASLEGYKYVILKLGPLQLTRKGLSTATTSACLTFTIFQSASVFLSTTTPEQIAFALRWFISPLANLGVPVAEVILTLLLSLRFINLVFDEVRNVALGIVSRRINWQQMTMLETIDVFFTYIRRIFRNIFVHAEQISQAMIVRGFRGDSTTHKIFLSADSSSGVANYISISCLFGLIALVTLPKYLIQ